One Carassius gibelio isolate Cgi1373 ecotype wild population from Czech Republic chromosome A7, carGib1.2-hapl.c, whole genome shotgun sequence DNA window includes the following coding sequences:
- the LOC128016878 gene encoding probable ATP-dependent RNA helicase DDX28 yields MQSVKIGRCALLTSKISQVTLMRSSCSSQFGWGQIACTCAGVRRMTSASSQPVVIRIPRRMQEHIENIKQMQSKKFDKLPTVKPGRLLIKSKNPQLNQSVGYTLGKFEQPDLTSKAWKSNKALGDYFSINSIQSAPPSVLKQKDVGDHSASAPQKTFKCFNICPELVETLHSQNIIHPNTVQMQTIPKILKGRNILCAAETGSGKTLAYLLPIIHRLQEEPFTDTERNIRAVVIVPSRELAEQVTSVARSVSKPFGLVVKVAGGGRGVGNIKVAFTHGQPDVLVATPGALLKALWKRFINLNQLNFLVIDEADTMFDESFAGMLENILSHTEVASRLSETVGLVRKAQLVVVGATFPGGVGEVLSKVTDLASMVTVKSRMLHHLMPHVKQTFLRVKGADKILELHQALKKAEMEHKGVLVFCNSASTVNWLGYSLDEMGVRHMRLQGEMPATMREGIFRNFQRGNVDVLICTDIASRGLDTQRVGLIVNYDFPETHTDYIHRAGRVGRAGGSEGGEVLSFVTHRWDVELVQRIETAARRRTSLPGMESEIQKPSNKTEREMSEK; encoded by the coding sequence ATGCAGTCAGTGAAGATCGGACGCTGTGCCCTTCTCACTTCCAAAATCTCGCAGGTAACGTTAATGCGCAGTTCTTGTAGTTCACAGTTCGGCTGGGGACAGATCGCGTGCACTTGCGCGGGTGTACGCAGAATGACAAGCGCTAGCTCACAGCCTGTGGTGATCCGCATCCCGAGACGCATGCAAGAACATATAGAGAACATCAAACAAATGCAAAGCAAGAAGTTTGACAAGCTGCCAACAGTCAAGCCTGGAAGACTGTTGATCAAGAGCAAGAACCCTCAGCTAAACCAGTCTGTCGGCTATACACTTGGGAAATTTGAACAACCTGATCTGACATCCAAGGCATGGAAGAGTAACAAAGCGTTGGGGGATTACTTCTCCATAAACAGCATCCAAAGTGCTCCTCCATCTGTCCTCAAGCAGAAGGACGTGGGTGATCACAGTGCTTCCGCCCCACAGAAGacatttaaatgctttaatatttgtccAGAACTGGTCGAGACTTTACACAGTCAGAATATAATTCACCCCAACACAGTGCAGATGCAAACCATTCCCAAAATACTCAAAGGACGCAATATTCTGTGTGCTGCAGAGACAGGAAGCGGAAAGACACTTGCTTACCTCCTTCCCATCATCCACAGGCTGCAGGAGGAGCCCTTCACTGACACCGAGAGAAACATTCGTGCTGTGGTCATCGTGCCTTCACGGGAACTAGCAGAACAAGTGACATCTGTCGCTCGATCGGTCAGCAAACCATTTGGACTTGTGGTCAAAGTCGCAGGAGGTGGGAGAGGTGTGGGAAACATCAAAGTGGCGTTCACTCACGGTCAGCCGGATGTTTTAGTGGCCACTCCTGGCGCCCTGCTGAAGGCCCTCTGGAAGCGCTTCATTAACTTGAACCAACTAAACTTCCTAGTCATCGATGAAGCCGACACTATGTTTGACGAAAGCTTTGCAGGCATGCTTGAGAATATTCTTTCACACACCGAGGTGGCCTCCAGGCTTTCTGAGACGGTTGGGCTCGTCCGTAAAGCTCAGCTGGTCGTGGTGGGAGCCACATTTCCGGGTGGCGTTGGAGAGGTGCTCAGTAAGGTGACTGACCTGGCCAGCATGGTGACCGTTAAAAGCCGGATGCTACATCATCTCATGCCGCATGTAAAGCAGACGTTTCTCAGGGTCAAAGGTGCAGACAAGATTCTAGAGCTTCACCAGGCCCTGAAGAAGGCCGAAATGGAGCACAAAGGCGTTTTGGTGTTCTGTAACTCTGCTTCCACTGTGAACTGGCTGGGTTACTCACTGGACGAAATGGGTGTTCGTCATATGAGGCTCCAGGGAGAGATGCCTGCGACTATGAGAGAAGGGATTTTCAGGAACTTTCAAAGAGGGAATGTTGATGTTCTGATATGCACTGACATTGCTTCGAGAGGTTTGGACACACAGAGAGTCGGACTTATCGTCAATTATGACTTCCCTGAGACCCACACTGATTACATCCACCGCGCAGGGCGCGTGGGGCGAGCCGGTGGCTCCGAGGGAGGGGAGGTGCTGAGCTTCGTCACACACCGGTGGGATGTGGAACTGGTGCAGAGAATAGAGACAGCAGCCAGGAGGAGAACATCTTTACCAGGGATGGAATCAGAGATTCAGAAACCCAGcaataaaacagaaagagagatgagCGAAAAGTGA